Proteins encoded by one window of Bacillus sp. DTU_2020_1000418_1_SI_GHA_SEK_038:
- the mntR gene encoding transcriptional regulator MntR: MPTPSMEDYLEKIYITINQKGYARSVDIASSLNVLPSSVTKMMQKLDEADLGIYEKYRGFTLTEKGRKLAKKLVERHQMLEEFLHMIGVQDENIYEEVEKLEHYISKETALCISRLLDFFEENPSIKNAYLNHNK, from the coding sequence TTGCCCACACCAAGTATGGAGGATTATTTAGAAAAAATTTATATAACTATTAATCAAAAAGGATATGCACGAAGTGTTGATATTGCTTCTTCACTTAATGTACTTCCATCATCTGTAACGAAAATGATGCAAAAGCTTGATGAAGCAGATTTAGGGATATATGAAAAATACAGAGGTTTCACATTAACCGAAAAAGGTAGAAAATTGGCAAAAAAATTAGTTGAAAGACATCAAATGTTAGAAGAGTTTTTACATATGATAGGGGTACAAGATGAGAATATTTATGAGGAAGTAGAAAAACTGGAACATTATATCAGTAAGGAGACAGCACTTTGTATTTCGAGACTCCTTGACTTTTTTGAAGAAAATCCTTCTATAAAAAATGCTTATCTTAACCACAATAAATAG
- a CDS encoding metal ABC transporter ATP-binding protein encodes MSSALTVKSLFVSYHGNEAVKNISFSIDKGNLVGIIGPNGAGKSTLLKALLNLIPKDKGEIQVYGKSFHELRKSVAYVPQRSNIDWDFPITVLDTVLIGTYPTLGLFKKPKKKEKEWALQCLQRVGMEEFSKRQIGELSGGQQQRVFLARALAQKSEIFFLDEPFVGIDVSSEETIITILKELKNSGKTILVVHHDLSKVSDYFDQLILLNKELIGFGDINQVLRADVLSKAYSGQFSFLDRLGVEV; translated from the coding sequence ATGAGTTCCGCACTTACAGTGAAAAGTTTGTTTGTTTCCTATCATGGAAATGAAGCGGTAAAAAACATTAGTTTTTCAATTGATAAAGGAAATCTGGTCGGAATAATTGGTCCAAATGGAGCAGGGAAATCAACGCTATTAAAGGCGTTATTAAACCTTATCCCAAAAGATAAGGGTGAGATTCAAGTATACGGAAAAAGTTTTCATGAATTAAGGAAATCTGTTGCCTACGTTCCGCAAAGAAGCAATATTGATTGGGATTTCCCAATCACTGTTTTGGACACAGTCTTAATCGGAACGTATCCAACACTCGGTCTATTTAAAAAACCAAAGAAAAAAGAAAAAGAATGGGCCCTTCAATGTTTGCAAAGGGTTGGGATGGAGGAATTTAGTAAACGTCAAATTGGTGAGCTTTCAGGAGGTCAACAGCAAAGAGTGTTTTTAGCAAGGGCGCTTGCTCAGAAATCCGAAATATTTTTTCTCGATGAGCCTTTTGTTGGAATCGATGTATCGAGTGAAGAGACGATCATTACGATTTTAAAAGAATTAAAGAATAGTGGAAAAACGATTCTTGTTGTTCATCATGATCTTAGTAAAGTAAGTGATTACTTTGACCAGCTTATTTTGTTGAATAAAGAACTAATCGGTTTTGGAGATATCAATCAGGTGTTACGAGCTGATGTTTTGTCCAAAGCATATTCTGGACAATTTTCTTTTCTTGATAGATTGGGGGTGGAGGTATAA
- a CDS encoding metal ABC transporter permease produces MAFIDAVIQYGFLQKALLTSIMVGIICGVVGCFIILRGMALMGDAISHAVLPGVAIAYMLGMNFFVGAVISGVVTAMGIGFVSQNSRIKNDISIGIMFTAAFALGIILITLMKSSTDLYHILFGNVLAVRPSDMWTTLGIGVFVLISIYLFYKELLVTSFDPTMAAAYGLPTKTIHYFLMTLLTMVTVASLQTVGIVLVVAMLITPAATAYLLTDRLWVMIYLSAGFGAISSIIGLYFSFTYNLASGATIVLVSTVLFLLAFGFSPKQGILWRSIKAKRKKLSLS; encoded by the coding sequence ATGGCTTTTATTGATGCTGTGATCCAATATGGTTTTTTACAAAAGGCATTATTGACTTCAATTATGGTTGGAATCATTTGTGGAGTGGTAGGCTGTTTCATCATTTTAAGGGGAATGGCATTAATGGGTGATGCAATTTCTCATGCTGTTCTTCCGGGGGTGGCCATTGCTTATATGCTTGGAATGAACTTCTTTGTTGGGGCGGTTATATCAGGTGTTGTAACAGCAATGGGAATCGGTTTTGTCAGTCAAAATAGCCGCATCAAAAATGATATCTCCATTGGAATCATGTTTACTGCTGCATTTGCACTAGGGATTATCCTTATTACTCTTATGAAGAGCAGTACAGATCTTTATCATATCTTGTTTGGTAACGTGTTAGCGGTTCGACCTTCGGATATGTGGACTACACTCGGTATAGGAGTCTTTGTTCTCATTTCGATTTATTTATTTTATAAAGAACTGCTTGTTACTTCTTTTGACCCAACCATGGCAGCAGCGTATGGATTACCGACAAAAACGATCCATTACTTTCTAATGACGCTGCTCACAATGGTAACCGTTGCTTCCTTACAAACGGTTGGAATCGTACTTGTCGTAGCAATGCTGATTACACCAGCAGCGACAGCCTACTTATTAACAGATCGATTATGGGTAATGATTTACCTTTCTGCGGGATTTGGGGCCATTTCGTCCATTATCGGGTTATACTTTAGCTTCACTTATAATTTAGCTTCTGGTGCAACTATTGTTCTGGTGTCAACCGTCTTATTCCTTTTAGCATTTGGCTTTTCACCAAAGCAGGGAATTCTATGGCGTTCCATAAAAGCGAAAAGAAAAAAACTTTCACTTTCATAA
- a CDS encoding metal ABC transporter substrate-binding protein produces MKHLLKLFFTSFLAIVILAGCSENKGNVKEEENNTDKLQVVTTYSILYDIVKNIGGDQVEIHSLAPVGSNPHEYDPLPLDIQKSTDADVVFYNGLNLEAGNSWFEKLILTAGKSGEDGPVYRLSAGVDPQYLTSEGHEGEEDPHAWLDIRNGIKYAENARDALIKVDPDRADIYEKNAKEYIEKLQKLHQEAVESFNKIPKEKRFLVTSEGAFKYFSDAYDFEAGYIWEINAENQGTPQQVKEIVDLINKKDVSVLFVETSIDPRSMEMVSTETGVPIGGTLFTDSLGKPGEDGDTYIKMMESNINVILDNLMK; encoded by the coding sequence ATGAAGCATTTACTAAAATTATTTTTCACAAGTTTTCTTGCAATAGTGATACTTGCTGGATGTAGTGAAAATAAAGGAAACGTTAAGGAAGAAGAAAATAATACTGATAAGTTACAAGTGGTTACGACCTACTCAATCCTATATGATATCGTAAAAAATATTGGTGGCGATCAAGTGGAGATTCATAGTTTAGCACCAGTGGGATCCAATCCCCATGAATATGATCCACTTCCATTAGATATCCAAAAATCAACGGATGCAGATGTTGTTTTTTACAATGGATTGAATCTTGAGGCAGGTAATTCTTGGTTTGAAAAGCTTATTCTAACAGCTGGGAAATCTGGTGAGGATGGTCCTGTTTATCGACTTAGCGCTGGTGTAGACCCTCAATATTTAACATCTGAAGGCCATGAAGGGGAAGAAGACCCGCATGCTTGGCTTGATATTCGAAACGGGATAAAGTATGCAGAAAATGCAAGAGATGCACTTATTAAAGTTGATCCTGATCGTGCAGATATTTACGAAAAAAACGCTAAAGAATATATTGAGAAATTACAAAAACTTCATCAAGAAGCCGTAGAAAGCTTCAATAAAATTCCAAAGGAAAAGCGTTTTTTAGTTACAAGTGAGGGGGCCTTTAAATATTTTAGTGACGCCTATGATTTTGAAGCAGGCTACATTTGGGAAATTAATGCAGAGAATCAAGGAACACCACAACAAGTTAAGGAAATTGTAGATTTAATTAATAAAAAAGATGTATCAGTGCTCTTCGTCGAAACAAGTATCGATCCTCGTAGTATGGAAATGGTTTCAACAGAGACAGGAGTGCCAATTGGTGGAACGTTATTTACGGACTCTCTTGGAAAACCTGGTGAAGATGGAGATACTTATATCAAAATGATGGAATCGAATATAAATGTAATTCTTGATAACTTAATGAAATAA